The window ACAGACCAGCCTTCATTCACCCAGCCTCTGATGTACAAGCGCATTCAGGAGAAGGTCCCCCAAATCGACGTTTACGTCAACAAGTTGCTACAGGAAGGTACCTTCACAAAGGAAGACATTGAGGAGCACAAGCAGTGGGTTTGGGGCATGCTTGAAGAGAGCTTTTCCAAGTCTAAAGACTACCAGCCTACGTCTAAAGAGTGGACTACATCCGCTTGGAACGGCTTCAAGTCGCCCAAGGAGCTCGCTACGGAAATCCTTCCCCATAACGATACCAGCGTCGATAGGGCGACATTGAACCATATCGGTCAAGTCATTGGGTCTGCCCCCGAGGGCTTCCAGATCCACCGCAACCTGAAGCGAATCCTGAACAACCGAACAAAGACCGTCACTGAGGGCACCAACATTGACTTCCCCACCGCTGAAGCACTTGCGTTTGGCTCTCTCGTTACAGAGGGCTACCATGTGAGAGTCTCCGGCCAGGATGTTGAGCGTGGTACCTTCTCTCAGCGTCATGCCGTCTTCCACGACCAAGAGACCGAAGAGACCGAAGAGACATACACTCCCCTGCAGCACATCAGCAAGGATCAAGGAAAGTTTGTCATCTCCAACTCGTCTCTTAGCGAGTTCGGAGCCTTGGGTTTCGAGTACGGTTACTCATTGTCATCGCCAAATGCGCTCGTGATGTGGGAGGCCCAGTTTGGTGACTTTGCAAACAACGCTCAGTGTATCATTGATCAGTTTATTGCATCTGGTGAAGTCAAGTGGATGCAAAGGACAGGCCTGATCATGTCTCTGCCTCACGGATACGACGGCCAGGGCCCAGAGCACTCTTCTGGTCGTCTGGAGCGTTACCTGCAGCTTTGCAACGAAGATCCTCGCGTTTTCCCATCCGAGGACAAGCTGCCCCGCCAGCACCAAGATTGCAACATGCAGATTGTCTACATGACCACCCCTGCTAACTTGTTCCACGTCCTGCGTCGACAGATGCACCGCCAGTTCAGAAAACGTAAGTTGTCCTTTATGATGTCTATTCAAATTGTATCATGTACTAACATTCATATAAAgccctcatcatcttcttctccaagtcACTCCTTCGCCACCCGCTTTCAAGATCAAACATTGAGGACTTCACTGGCCCCAACGCTCAATTCCAGTGGATTATCCCCGATCCTGAGCACCAGACTGGAGCTATCAAGGCTCCTGAAGAGATTGACCGAGTCGTCCTTTGCACCGGTCAGGTTTGGGCCAGCCTGCACAAGTACCGCGAAGAGCACAAGATTGACAACGTGGCCTTGACTCGTATCGAGCAGCTGAACCCCTTCCcttggcagcagctgaaggagaACCTTGACATGTATCCCAATGCCAAGACCATCGTCTGGGCACAGGAAGAGCCTCTTAACGCCGGAGCCTGGAGCTTCACACAGCCACGAATCGAGACTCTGCTGAACCAGACCCAATACCACGACCGCAAGCACGTCATGTATGCTGGTCGTAACCCCTCTGCCTCTGTGGCAACTGGTTTGAAGAACACACAcaagcaggaggagcaggaaTTTTTGGAGATGGCATTCTCTGTCACCCAagacaagctcaagggcgaGTAAACGAAGGCTGTAGGAAAAATTAGACGGGGCGCTTTGAGAAGGGGTAGGTATGAGTACGGCTGTTTGGCCGCGCTGCAAAAATCCCACTTGGGGTTCGTCAATTGTGTGGCTAGATCCGCGACATACTTAGAGCTTGGCGCTCTTGTTTCCCACAGCATGCTAAAAGGCTTCGATAGAATGAAGCGATATGCTTGCTTGTTAGTGTAATAATACGCTTGTTGAATACATTTTACGTCACATATCCTCTTGCCTGTTGATAGACACGCTTTTTAATcatgcatgtatgtatttcttttcttctctataAGAATTAGCATTAAGCCCTAAGAGCCTGTGCCCATTCATGAAGTTTATCAATAACAACAGGCGCAAAGGCCGTTAATGTGTCCTCAATAACCCGTTCAAAGTAAAgaattgcttcttcttctcccatctcaAGATGAAACCTCTCTCTGACTTTCAGCACTGCTTTGTCTGGCTCTAACCTGATATCCGGAATGTTGGCGTGAATCATAAGACTAAACAGGTTGAGAATCAGGTTTGACGATTTTCGCAATGCAGTATAGGCTAAAAAGCAATATTGCTTAAACTGTCGGTAATGTTCTGACTGTACTCCGCCCATGCAGTCTACCATTTCCTTGGAGAGCTTCATGACAGGGGCGAATGGCTTAGGATCCCGACCAAGGATGTACCCAAAATCAGCATGGAAGAAATGGCCATCTGGTGCCAGCAAAAGGTTGTCGAGATGCCGGTCGCCAACTCCAAGGATATAGGTGATAACACAGTATCCTGCACAGGATCGAACATATGTATCAAGCGTGTCTTGACGCACGCCCAGGGGTTGTCGGTCGTCTGGATTGTGGTGTTTGAGATATGCCAAGGCTGGGTTGTTTTTGAATTTGCTGACAATACTGGACAGGCTTTGTGACTGGACAAATTGAGAAGCACCCGCCGTAGTACTTGTGGCAAGGATCTTATAGGGTGATAGTTTGAGATCAAGGTTTTCCTTCTGCAGTAGCTGGTCCATCAGGGTAATAATTTGAATGACGAGTTGATCTTGTCTTAAATCGTCACCGAGTTTGAAGATTATAGGATACTGACTTCCAGCTGTAGTTCTGAACGTGCATTTTATTGGATTCAGGGAGGATTTGAATACAGTGACTTGATCTGGTATGATACCGGTAATTTTGACGGAAGGGTCAAGCGGCATGGCTAGTGGCGGATCGATGCTGATGAGTTCATTctttgcatctccaaagAATGTTTTGACTCGGTCTGTTTTTTTAGCGATTGACTCGCTTGATAGCTTAATTTCATTTGCAATCCTTGACAAGATGGCAAGGAGCTCAGCCTGCCTTAGGAGGGTCTTCCTATGGTCATTGCCTTCTGGCTGCTTAATGAGTTCTGTCATGAACTCATATGCCACTTTCCGATATATTTCTCGATTGCGGACGTCTTGCTCAGGGCTATAGTCGTCGCATTCAACCATGAGATACCAGTGGAAGTAGTTTCCTAGCATGAAGTTTGCTGCAGCGCGTTGAATCAGGAACTGTGCCAGCGGTGAATCCTGAATGTTTTCTTCATTCGAGTCAGTAGACATGTGCTCATATTTAAGTGCTTGTACAAGCTGGAGCAAATATAGCAGtagctcatcgtcatcagcctTTCGCAGTCGATTGACGGCATACGATCGAACAGTAGGGTTATCAAAAGATGGCCCTAGCATGCCAAGAGCATCGTCCACATCGATTTCCGTCCAGCGACTCAGAACCTGAATTGCTTGCTTCAACTCACTCTGATCATTCCAATTAACGGACTTGACAAACTTAGCCAAACCTCTCTTGTCCTTGGTCAGATGATATCTAAACTTCCAGACAAGatctgcctcttctggcGTTAAAATCTGTGTTGGCGGATAGGACATGATGACATTTAGTTCATCTCGG is drawn from Trichoderma atroviride chromosome 7, complete sequence and contains these coding sequences:
- a CDS encoding uncharacterized protein (BUSCO:EOG092D0Y58), translating into MTEYGRIDPFSFAASRDIESPVSIRIIGIDGDERPARYSTLLDKPNVRHIGSNNSPSSELYVTVQVWAGSKALTVPIQTSYKPPRLERRWNEWLRLPISYESIPVNSRLAITIWDLSPDQGITDVSHATPFGGTTLSLFGDDNQIIRGRQKCYVHRNKHADGTDDTTTPAIVGNNGKGMPQLASYAEELERMESLFKKHEMGEIPRVDWLDQMVFRGFEKKGLHAAKLSTKLRQQDRTANKHDLDKTTDVPNHHGDTPDSYTCVLNVELPRFDFPVVFADHEYDPPPISALQPLSASQMAAQRQPEVHFGPGINAIGESSADIRSRLVMIYDPEVGQRDNPAEAKHRRLFRSSHRHGILDRDLKPNAKVRDELNVIMSYPPTQILTPEEADLVWKFRYHLTKDKRGLAKFVKSVNWNDQSELKQAIQVLSRWTEIDVDDALGMLGPSFDNPTVRSYAVNRLRKADDDELLLYLLQLVQALKYEHMSTDSNEENIQDSPLAQFLIQRAAANFMLGNYFHWYLMVECDDYSPEQDVRNREIYRKVAYEFMTELIKQPEGNDHRKTLLRQAELLAILSRIANEIKLSSESIAKKTDRVKTFFGDAKNELISIDPPLAMPLDPSVKITGIIPDQVTVFKSSLNPIKCTFRTTAGSQYPIIFKLGDDLRQDQLVIQIITLMDQLLQKENLDLKLSPYKILATSTTAGASQFVQSQSLSSIVSKFKNNPALAYLKHHNPDDRQPLGVRQDTLDTYVRSCAGYCVITYILGVGDRHLDNLLLAPDGHFFHADFGYILGRDPKPFAPVMKLSKEMVDCMGGVQSEHYRQFKQYCFLAYTALRKSSNLILNLFSLMIHANIPDIRLEPDKAVLKVRERFHLEMGEEEAILYFERVIEDTLTAFAPVVIDKLHEWAQALRA